Within the Rosa rugosa chromosome 2, drRosRugo1.1, whole genome shotgun sequence genome, the region TGCTCGCCAAGGcacacaattgtggtactcacagcgtGAATGTACTCAGACTCTTTATAGAATATAGAAACGAACAGTCTACCGGAAAGTAAAACCAGCATCCCCAGCGAAAAGAAAACAGGAGAATTGAACAACATCATCGCATCTCTTGGGTCCCAAATCCACCCCCTAGAGTGGTTAAGCCCAGTGAATGGATTCTGATCTGATCCCAACAGCAACCCAAAGCCTTTGCTAGatttgatctggacacccaactTCTGTTTGGCATCCAATCACGCCATCTCCACGCGGCCATCAGCACTGACCGCGTCTGCATCTCCGACTTAGCCGCACTGAACGGCGCCGTGGTCAACCACCACTCTAGCCGACCACCAAACCCCATCACGACACACAGCATATCCTCCGTCGTCAGCCTCACGTGTGCACAGCCCCACACCACTACCATCACCATCAATGACAGAGCTGCAAGGAAACAGCGAAGCCACCATCTAGGACCCGGATCCCAGAGCCATATCAGATCCCTTGAGCTGACAACCCTGCCCAAACAGCGATCAACGCTCGCTTGATCCCGGTGAAAGAAAATTGATCCATCTGATCGTCTGTCGAATTGATGGAATAAGGGCAGAGCGCTACCCTTTGTCGCGGTCACGGTGGACTTGCGTACAGGACCTCCACCGATCTTCCCCAGATCTGGGGCACGACCTCCTTCAGCAAGAGCAAGCGAGGCTGCAAAGCGCGCTATTATTGCATCAATGGAGGCCATAGTCAATGAGAAAGTAGACGAGAAGAGAAGGGGACGAAGCAAGTGTTGAGGGAGGCAAGGAGGTCGTAGACAAACTAGGGTTGAGagaaaaactctcctagggtttgagAAAAACTCATCCTGGAAGTAAAAAGGTGGCACATGTCTAAATATTACATTGACAAACTCGCTTCTCTTAATGatagtatagatatatttttatacattataatatatatatatatatatatatatatatatatatatatatatatatatatatatctccacACTCATATATAAAGGTGTAAAAATAGGATAGAGAAAAGTGTATGTGTGTGTCTATTTACATATAATACTATAAAGCCAAGCCAAAAGCTTCACCAAATTATGGATGGGATTGCCTATAATCCTcttcataataataaaaaaataaaaaaatacataaataagaataattgaaaaaagtgagTGACACTGAAACTCCCACATTATTTTTCTCTTCAACAATAACACATGGATTGCACGGGTATGAggcttgtgtgtgtgtgtgtgtgaaaataGGATAGTGAAAAGTGTATATACACTTCTCTATATTACTTATAAGTATGATAAAGGATCTGGCCAAGAACCGGCTGTAGTTGCCGAAGCCAATGATGCCAATTTTGAGACCgttggattttcggttatgggTTTTAACGAGGACAGTGTGACCTTGTTGGACAAAGGACCTGGCCAAGAACTGGCCCTAGTTGCCGAAGCCAATGATGCCAATTTTGATATCAGCATTGGATTTTCGGTAATGGGTTTTGAGTTGGGACTAGCAGTCAAAGGGCTGTGTAGCATCGATGGTTTGGATTGTTAGGCATTGGGGATGAAGATGGGTCTGGTTTTTGGTGGGTTTTAGTGGTGGGAGAAGAGAGTGAGAGAATGAGTGAGAAGATGGGTAGAGATTTAGAGGGAGTGTACATACtgcctatattacataccgccaagcacaaGCAACGACCTCGTAGATGGCTACCtcgccatggtggaggtcggtcgATATCTCGTCGGGAGACCACCttcccatgctctccaaaaggcttcaagagaagcaaataTGTGTATTgtgtcccacattggaaatttaAAACAGAATGAGACCTCTTTTAGCTATAAAAGggagtcctccccttcttagaaaggatgggatccatgatccccacacttgtatcactacaaaggctacttggcctcccTCTTAGTAAAATCTCCAAGTGGACGCAGCCTTACCTCttgggcaaggtgaaccactatacatgttGTGTCACATCTCTCTCTATATCTTGCTTCATACTTAGTCTCAGAATTCTCACTCAGAAACAAGGAGAAGTGAAGGTTTTGTTTGAGGGGAAGAGAATGAGAGCATTGTAGAAACTAGGAAGTAGAAACAATTGTTTAcgtttctcttaaaaaaaaaaaaaaacaaagatagaGGGAGAGGAAAAGTTTGAGATGGCTGTTTTGGCATCCTCCGATCATTGGGTGGGTGAAGATTAAATCGGATGGTGCTTGGAATCATGCGGAGGGTTTGGTGCGGTTTTCCGTGACTTTAAAGGTCATGTTCTTGGTGCTTTTTCTTCCAACATTGACATTTTTAGTTTTATAGCGGTGGAGGTTTTGACAGTTATAACAGCTATTAAACTTACTTAGGTTCGTGATTGGTAGTACATTTAGTTAGAGCAGGTTGGCTCGTCACTTATGCTAGATTACCCACGTTATCCTTTGCTTATACCTTAGCAACTTCATGTTCGTTGGCTTAATTGTTTAAGTTACATCTCAAATATGACCTTTCGATATTCTCATATTTTTCTTGAAGGGAATAAAGTTGCAGATGCATTAGCTAATCACAGTATGTCATTAACTCAATTGGTTTGGTGGGATGTACCTTCTCCTTTTATTTTGTCATATTGTAATAGTGACATTTTGGGTCTTCCTCAATATAGGTTTAGCtagttttgtttcattattagTTTACTACGAGAGGTTTCGGTTCTGCTAGTgatatatattaaataaaagCCTAATCACCATTAAGAGTAAAagatttattatatatataggatAAAGAAAAGTTTATATACATTATATGCAACAATACAATTACCCCAAGGTTAAAGAAAAGTAAATCTCTAATTTTTGTCGACGATTCCAACGTTATTAATTTAACTTTTAGTATAGAACATCTTTTGAGTATCTTCAACAACGTAAGCTATATTTTAAGTTAAAATAACTAAGAAACTGAAATATAGCTAtagtttaataatttttttccaACAATATTAGTTATTTCAAATGTTTTCTCAAATTATATATTGCCGTTTGGAtaaatggccaaaaaaataTGAGATAGAAATATAAATATGCAAACTTcatagctaaatatagctataTATCCAATTACCAAAAGTTATAGCATCTCTAATAGTAGAAGTTACTTTTTAGTTAAGTTTAGCTAGAGTTGTaaaatatagctattgatttaacaataTTTCTCCAGCAATAGTAGCTATTTGTAAGTGATATATTATGTTTTATCGAATCGTAAACTGGTATGTGGACGAAGGAGGAGAGATACATATAGAAATATAACTTTTACTTTAGCTATGCGTGATTCATTAGCTAAATATTTAACTTAGCTATAGCTAGTCTATTGGGGTTGAATTTTGCTTCAAAAATAGCTATTACATATACTATAACTCTAGCTCCCAATGAATAGTATTAGCCATATTGATTTACTATTTTGCCTCTAATGTTGTGTTTATTACTATTCTGCCCCTCATGCCTGTTTTGTCTCTCTCCCACCGCttaggttttgggttttggttattctatactcttttctctttgtattttgtatctttgatgttcataattatgggtagtgagtaattttcttgttgggggttaggattgtgtgccctagcccaaattttgtgtaaaagatgtttaatttaaaatgaatgaaagaaaaccatgaaaaaaaaattaaaaaaaagaagaagggagaAACAGAGTGATGTGTGATGCTTCACATACCTATTCCCTTGCTTATTCATATAAGCAAGTCTATAAGTTATGCAAGTTTCATCTCTTCACTTCCCAAGGGGACACCAATCTTTACTTCTTGATGATTACCCTGTCATGCTcccgatttttattttttttggccgACTGGAACCTGAGGAAAACCAGAACCTTTCTTTGCACAATTGCACCATTTTAACAAAAACTACGTACATGTCGATAGGTCTTGCTCCACCATCCCCATCTAGCTTCTTAAACAGATAAGTTTGCAGCAATCCAACTCAGTAGATCAAATTAATCTCACTTTATCTGCAGCAATGAAAACAGAAAATGTACCTCTTTGGACTTTAATATTAAGTTCAAGTCGCATCTAATTGAACAACTTAACCCAAAGAGGTGACTATTGCAATTACGAAGATGATCACATGGCTGCTGGAGCTCTAGTCCAGTTTGATAGTTCAACAAACGCAGGCCATATTCCTCTCCCCGTTCGTCCTCTCTAAGCTAGTGCCTAGACTTTGTACTCTCCTTGCCAACCTAGGTAAACAAAGGATCTCTTATGGAAACTCTTCACTGAAAGGTGATAAAGGCCAGAAACTCCAATGTACGGTAATATGTTTTAGTGAACCAAACCTAATTGTGCCATGCCACCATCCAAATATTACAGTTGACGTTCAAAATAAGGTTAGCAGTCATCTCAAAAAGCGGAGGGGAAAACCCTAGACTTCTGTGCAACTATAGCAGAGCAACATCCTCTCACGAGGATATAAACGAGAGAAGCACACGGCTCTAATATCTTTTTAACTGGCGTTTCATTAAACATTACAAGGGAAGCTTTTGCTTTTTAGTGATCCAAGTGATTTTATAACATTTTAAGGGAGTACCAACCGTATTAGAATTATTATTTAAAGATGGTATGTATTTTCTTAGAATTTCTCATGATGTTAATGAATCTCTTTAGCATTTTAGAGCACGAATAAAATTCATTACATGTTGAACATGAATTTACGCATCCGGCCGCTGAACATGAATTTACATATGTGAAAGCAAGCATTTAATTTTAAGACTTGCATATCAACTAAGTAAATGTACCAACCCAATTGATCGATGTCATCAATATACTCAAAGTGGGAAGGAGATCGATGATCAATTATTCTACCAAAGCATTTACATAGCATATTACAAGGATACCGATTAGATTAGTGATTGCCAACCAAAATGCAATGAATGAGTTATGAGTAGTTGACAAAATAGATCAAGAAGAAAAGAACGAGAAATGACTCAAATGAGAGAAGAGACACATATGGGTCTCTTCTTCTCCACTAAGATATACCAGAAGTGATGCATACTAAAGATGTCTTTCTTCATTCTAAGAGGAATTGCAACTGTGAGAATTTTAGCAAAATATTATAAAATTAAAGGTCAAGGGTAAATTAAGAAatgaaaatgataaaaaaaagatAGGAAACTCAATCAATGAAACTCATTAGAAAAGCGCAACAGACGGTAGGTAGTGTGAAAATCATGATTTTTTGTTAGTATATGTATTTATTATTTTGGATTCACGCATGTACTTCATAATCAACAAACCTTAATTAGGATGCACGAGATTAATTACGAGTTGAGGTGCAATAGCAATGCAAACTGTAAGTTATCTTAATAACctaaataagaaagaaagagagggagagagagagatacacGTATCAATAAACTCCTAGAAGGAGGGCCATGATCAATTTATCCTAGCTAATTAACCAAGTTTCATTCTAATGGTAGTGTGTAAATCATGACTAGTTCTCATGCTACttatgaagaaaacaaaaatggcaTTTATGATTGGGTTTGGGTGAGGAACCTGCCGTTGAACTTATAGATATGAAATTTCCTAGCTCTATAGAAGCCTAGCTATCATGAAAAAGAAGTTTTCTTTAGGAATATCACTTGGGAATATTACTAATTATGTTATGCTTCACGTATCGTTATGTGAGTGTAGAAACAGTCTGGCTATTACTAATTATGTTCATAGCTAGCAACACAATTAATAATTTtttggactaaatactcgttacggatcctcatacttttgcatgaaaaacaatttagtccaaaattttaaaatttaacagtttagtccttattctttctaattctcacacaagtcctaaaatgactattatacccctcactttttatttttttatttttctctctttttattttttatttttttctgcctctctctctatatgtgtgtgtgtatatatgtgcatatatgtgtgtgtgtgtgtgtgtgtgtgtatatatatatatatatgtatatagagagagagagagagagagagaaatcaaaagtgaggggtataatagtcattttaggacctgttgtgtgagaattagaaagaataaggactaaactgtttaattttaaaattttggactaaactgtttttcatgcaaaagtatgaggagtaacgagtatttaatcataatttttttatttcattattaatttttgtttcggcTTTGAAACCACGCAATTAAAGTAACTAGAAAGCTCCACAAACCTTAGAACCCCTCATATATTCTCATGCAACTAGAAAGGTGCCACAAACTCTAACACTACCGGCATCAATTTTTTTCCTAGAAGAAAACTCAGACTCAAACTATTGATATAGTCCTCAATCGAGACACTATTGATATGGTCATTGTccttgaaaaataataataagacaAATAAAGGAAAAACAAGTCTCCTCTTTCTCTCAACAAAAAGTTAGATCGGGCCCTAggttcaaatttttttattgtagTTGGCTCATTAAAAGGATGAGCAGTGCTACAtatcacaaatttttttttaccaaatatGAAAACAAAATGATGTGACATCGGCCACACCAACACTCTTGTTTTCAAAATAGGAAAATGCTTGAGATCCCAAAAAATTGTACCAAAACTCattaccaaatgatgtggcatatGCCACATCATTGATTACATGGGGTTTTTGCTTAgtggattttttattttatcttttgtaataaaaataaactaaagtaatgaatagaaaataaattcaagataAATCATTAAACTTTTTCAGAACGAATCAGTCATTTGGTGCTTCAATTGCTGATGTGAAATCATGATCAATTTCATATGTCAATTCATTTGATGCTACTTGTAATTGATTTTgatacttttttcttttgaagagaAATTGGTAGTGATCGGTGGGATTCTAAAAAGTTGGTTCCAAATAGAAGGAATTTTTTTTAGAATTAGTCAACAGCCAAAGCAAATACTTCCATCAATTGGATTTGAGAACTTAAAAAAGTTGGTTCCAAGTAGAAggaattttttttaagaattaatCAACAACCAAAGCAAATACTTCCATCAATTGAATTTGAAATATCTGAGTTCTCAAAAGGCCGAGCATGAATTTATTTTTTGCCACTCGGTTGGTATAGATTttgataaaaacaaacaaacatctGTTATATGTTGTTTCATCAAGCTCTAAGATTTGTAGTggatggtggagatgtcaaaTTTTGTCAGATACCTTCAAATAAGGTTTTAGAAGAAACTCATAGGCATTGGTGAATTAGGGTTCTCTAAGATatatcaaaaatgaaaataattttattttataataggaaaaaattcagtttatcccctgaactttgggcctaaaatcagTCTGGtccttaatttttattttttttaatcagactgaTCCTTGTACTCACAAACAGCATCACCAGAATCTAAAATTTGAATCCGGGTCCAAAAATGATGCGCGTCACTTGCTGAGTTGGAACCGGCATATGGGCCCACACTTCAGATTTTTAAACCCTGAAGGAGGGCAGAATGAACACTCTTAcaataaaaagattaaaaaaaaaaaaaaaaacctcagaGGATTTCGTTCTTCCGAACCCATCCaattccctttctttcttcttcttccacgcCATTCCGAACCATCAACACCCAAACTCAAAcccaattgctaccaaattaaaatccaaaacgcaattgctatcaaattcaaatccaaaacccaaACTCAAATCTAGTTGCTATCAAATTTAAATCCACTGTCTTCGATCTCACCCTTGATGGCCATGAGCAGAGACTTCTTGGGATTGGAGCCGTCGTACTGCTTCAGCTCCTCTGCGGTGATCTCTCCAATGACAAGGAGGAGGTGGACATAGAGGGAGaggatggaggagagagaaggtgaagagagagagagggtgaggagagagaaagggagccgaagaagaagaagcgggCCTTGGTGGCCCAAGTCTCCGACGCCCACCAATCCAACTTCAATGCCCAATTTGGCCTCACCCATCACCATCGCCGATCTTCGCACCGCCACTGAAGTAATCTACTCCCGAACTCCCTCCCAAATCACCAAATTCAAGCAACTCTGGATTTGCAATTTCAAGATCTAAaatccaaaatttccagatcaaACTAAAAGTAAATTTCAAGATCCTTTGTCATTGTAGTTGTACCTTTTGGAGATGGTCTCGGCAGCTCTGAGTTTGGAGGACTGCTGCTCTCAACGGCTTTGAGTTTGGAAGAGAGGGAGGGCGAGATGGCATGGCGTTTTCTTCGTCATCGGCGGCTCTGAGCGAGATGGCGTGGCATTTTCTTCATCATTGGCGAAGCTGAAGAACTTGGGGGCATGGTTCTGAGGCCTCTTGGGCTTAGCGGAGAAGGAGGGGTTTTGGCGTCGTAGAAGGGGTCGCCGATATAGAGaaggggagggagggagagagtatatagagaaaaaataaaaataaaaattagaaattatattaaatttgaaatgtccattCTACCCTCCTTCAGGGTTTAAAAATCTGAAGAAATCTGAAGTGTGGGCCCACATGTCGGCTCCAACACAGCAAGTGACGTCATTTTTGGACCCGGATTCAAATTTTGGGCTCGAATGATGttgtttgagagtacaaggactagtctgattaaaaaaaataaatttaaagaCCAGACTGATTTTAGCCCCAAACTCAGCAAGTGACCTCATTTTTGAATccggattcaaattttggactcgggtgatgttgtttgagagtacaaggaccagtctgattaaaaaaaaaatatttaaagaccagactgattttaggcccaaagttcaAGGGGGTAAACTAAATTTTTTCCTCTATAATATTTTCAGGAAATTCATGTCAGAAACTATTAATAATTGTATTTTATAATAGATGTTTGGTAGTTTTAACCAATCTATACCAACCGAGTGGCAAAATATAAAATTCATGCTCGCCCTTTTGAGAACTCAGATCTTTCAAATTCAATTGATGGAAGTATTTGCTTTGGCTGTTGATTAATTCTAAAATAAATTCCTTCTATTTGGAACCAACTTTTTGTAGTTCTCAAATCCAATTGATGGAAGTATTTGCTTTGGCTGTTGattaattctaaaaaaaaaaaaaattccttctaTCTGGAACCAACTTTTTTGTCCTAATAGAATCCCACTAATCACTTTAATCATGGTATCAAAACCAATTtctcttcaaaagaaaaaagtttcaAAACCGATTACAAATTGTTGTTGTAGCATCAAATGAATTGACATATGAAACTGATCATGATTTCATATAAGCAATTGAAGCACCAAATGAATGATTCATTCTTAAAAAGTTTAATGATTtatcttgaatttattttctATTCATTACTTTGGTTTATTTTTATtacaaaagataaaataaaaaatccacTAAGCAAAAACTCCATGTAATCAATGATGTGGCATATGCCACAACATTTGGAAAATGAGTTTTGATACAATTTTTTGGAATCTCAAGCATTTTCCTAAAAGGATAGATCATGCGACACATTATAGACTAGCCCAAATGTATAATTTTACATGGATAGAGCCCAAATGTATAATTCcccacaaatatatatatatatatatatatatatatatatatatatatatatatatatatatatataattaattaatttttttttttcggcttTGAAACCACGCAATTAAAGCGTTTAGCGAAAGCCTTCCACAGACCTCAGAACCCCTCATATACTCTACGTAAGAATCTCTCCTCTCACGCAACTAGAAAGCTGCCCCAACTAGAAAGGTTCCAGCTCTCTCTCCAATGGCAACCGAAGTACCGGAGCAAGTCCCTGCCGACGAAATCAAATCGATGTCGATCGCTGACTCTGAGTCGCAAGACCAGCCCGCAAGCTCGTCCAGTCCATCTGTCCAGTAAGTCTCCAtcgctttcttctcttttctttcatcttctcTATCATTCTTGTTAACTAGCTTGAACTCATTTCGAAACTGTGTTGATGATTATGGTGAAGATTGAGTCTGGATGAGAGGTACAACCTACTTAGGAGCATCGCGGAGGAGTGTATCCTAGAAGAAGAGCTCAAGAATTTGCTGGATAAGAAGGCCGAGCCGATCTGCTACGACGGCTTTGAGCCCTCCGGTAGAATGCATATTGCTCAGGTAATTGAACTCCGGAGCTTTCAGTTTATGAATGAGAGTTTGTTTTGTTAAAGAGATTCGAATCGGAATGTAAGGGCCTAGCTGTGTTTTGATTAGGCAAGTGTttgttgttattgttgttgTGCAGGGAGTTTTGAAGGCAATTAATGTGAACAAGATGATTGCCGCAGGCTGCAGAGTCAAGATATGGATTGCCGATTGGTTTGCGCAGCTAAACAATAAGATGGGGGGTGATTTGGACAAGATTGAGACTGTGGGGAAGTATTTTATTGAGATATGGAGGTCTGTGGGGATGAATCTAGACAGTGGGAAAGTTGAGTTTTTGTGGTCTTCTAAGGAGATCAATGCCAGGTCACATGAGTACTGGCCGCGTGTAATGGATATTGCCAGGAAAAACAAGCTTTCGAGGATCATTAGGTACCTAGAGTGTGTGATTCTCATTGTATTGGATCTGGTGAATTTCGATATTAATGTCTTGTGCTTCTAATGTTCAGGTGTAGTCAAATTATGGGTCGTACAGATCAAGAAGAGTTAACTGCTGCCCAGATCCTCTACCCGTGTATGCAATGTGCAGATATTTTCTTCCTGCAGGTGCTTACTGTTTTACTTTtgaatttgatatttttttgaCATAGGCTTGTGTTTGAGACTAAGAGAATGAATGTAGGTTTGCCTTGATCATTTTTTGAATGTTGCATGGATTTGCATGGATTCGGAAGAAGCCATGCTAGTTTTAGGGAGTAAAGCATATGTTAGATCCACTTATTGGATGACATTGCAGTATATTCTATTTCAGTTCTTGcactcatttaaaaaaaaaaaaaatacttgcatGAATATAGAAAGCTTAATCAATAAAAACTGCAAAGGGCACGAAGCTCATAAAGCCAATTAGAGGAAGCCAACATGGCTGTCTGACATCTGACGATAGCACTTATATAG harbors:
- the LOC133733351 gene encoding tyrosine--tRNA ligase 1, cytoplasmic-like isoform X2: MATEVPEQVPADEIKSMSIADSESQDQPASSSSPSVQLSLDERYNLLRSIAEECILEEELKNLLDKKAEPICYDGFEPSGRMHIAQGVLKAINVNKMIAAGCRVKIWIADWFAQLNNKMGGDLDKIETVGKYFIEIWRSVGMNLDSGKVEFLWSSKEINARSHEYWPRVMDIARKNKLSRIIRCSQIMGRTDQEELTAAQILYPCMQCADIFFLQADICQLGMDQRKVNVLAREYCDDIKKKNKPIILSHHMLPGLQQGQEKMSKSDLSSSIFMEDEEAEVNTKIKKAYCPPIKVEGNPCLEYVQYLIFPWFHEFTIECSEKNGGDSTFKEFEELSAAYAKGEVHPGDLKPSLAKALNRILEDLIFFIRRL
- the LOC133733351 gene encoding tyrosine--tRNA ligase 1, cytoplasmic-like isoform X3 codes for the protein MATEVPEQVPADEIKSMSIADSESQDQPASSSSPSVQLSLDERYNLLRSIAEECILEEELKNLLDKKAEPICYDGFEPSGRMHIAQGVLKAINVNKMIAAGCRVKIWIADWFAQLNNKMGGDLDKIETVGKYFIEIWRSVGMNLDSGKVEFLWSSKEINARSHEYWPRVMDIARKNKLSRIIRCSQIMGRTDQEELTAAQILYPCMQCADIFFLQADICQLGMDQRKVNVLAREYCDDIKKKNKPIILSHHMLPGLQQGQEKMSKSDLSSSIFMEDEEAEVNTKIKKAYCPPIKVEGNPCLEYVQYLIFPWFHEFTIECSEKNGGDSLYDPISRMTKLPNSYYKV
- the LOC133733351 gene encoding tyrosine--tRNA ligase 1, cytoplasmic-like isoform X1; this encodes MATEVPEQVPADEIKSMSIADSESQDQPASSSSPSVQLSLDERYNLLRSIAEECILEEELKNLLDKKAEPICYDGFEPSGRMHIAQGVLKAINVNKMIAAGCRVKIWIADWFAQLNNKMGGDLDKIETVGKYFIEIWRSVGMNLDSGKVEFLWSSKEINARSHEYWPRVMDIARKNKLSRIIRCSQIMGRTDQEELTAAQILYPCMQCADIFFLQADICQLGMDQRKVNVLAREYCDDIKKKNKPIILSHHMLPGLQQGQEKMSKSDLSSSIFMEDEEAEVNTKIKKAYCPPIKVEGNPCLEYVQYLIFPWFHEFTIECSEKNGGDSTFKEFEELSAAYAKGEVHPGDLKPSLAKALNRILEPVRSHFKNDKAAKQLLQSVKNYRVTR